The Lycium barbarum isolate Lr01 chromosome 12, ASM1917538v2, whole genome shotgun sequence genome includes a region encoding these proteins:
- the LOC132623996 gene encoding agamous-like MADS-box protein AGL21 isoform X2 yields the protein MGRGKIVIRRIDNSSSRQVTFSKRRNGLLKKAKELAILCDAQVGLVIFSSTEKLYEFSNTSMKLIIERYNKTKDEHQQLLNPVSELKKEAAILRQQLQELQQINRQFMGEQLSGLTIKDLQNLEGQLETSLRGIRVKKEQLLHNEIQELSWKGSLRHQENLDLFQKGSECPHPSAVKPA from the exons ATGGGAAGGGGAAAGATAGTAATCCGAAGGATCGATAACTCATCAAGCAGGCAAGTCACTTTCTCTAAGAGAAGAAATGGATTGTTGAAGAAAGCTAAGGAATTAGCCATCCTCTGTGATGCACAAGTTGGATTAGTCATTTTCTCCAGCACTGAAAAGCTCTATGAATTCTCTAATACTAG TATGAAGTTAATTATTGAACGATACAATAAAACGAAAGATGAACATCAGCAATTGCTCAACCCAGTATCAGAACTGAAG AAAGAGGCAGCAATTTTGCGGCAACAATTACAGGAACTGCAACAAATTAATAG GCAATTCATGGGAGAACAGCTCTCTGGTTTGACTATTAAGGACCTGCAAAATCTGGAGGGTCAACTAGAAACAAGCTTAAGGGGAATCCGTGTGAAAAAG GAGCAACTATTACATAATGAGATTCAAGAGCTGTCTTGGAAG GGGAGTCTAAGGCATCAAGAAAATTTGGACCTCTTCCAGAAG GGAAGTGAATGCCCCCATCCATCTGCAGTTAAGCCCGCCTGA
- the LOC132623996 gene encoding MADS-box transcription factor 23-like isoform X1, with product MGRGKIVIRRIDNSSSRQVTFSKRRNGLLKKAKELAILCDAQVGLVIFSSTEKLYEFSNTSMKLIIERYNKTKDEHQQLLNPVSELKKEAAILRQQLQELQQINRQFMGEQLSGLTIKDLQNLEGQLETSLRGIRVKKEQLLHNEIQELSWKGSLRHQENLDLFQKAFGTRDANALNGNASTPNYFGISREVNAPIHLQLSPPEPHDFEIPTRVSNSR from the exons ATGGGAAGGGGAAAGATAGTAATCCGAAGGATCGATAACTCATCAAGCAGGCAAGTCACTTTCTCTAAGAGAAGAAATGGATTGTTGAAGAAAGCTAAGGAATTAGCCATCCTCTGTGATGCACAAGTTGGATTAGTCATTTTCTCCAGCACTGAAAAGCTCTATGAATTCTCTAATACTAG TATGAAGTTAATTATTGAACGATACAATAAAACGAAAGATGAACATCAGCAATTGCTCAACCCAGTATCAGAACTGAAG AAAGAGGCAGCAATTTTGCGGCAACAATTACAGGAACTGCAACAAATTAATAG GCAATTCATGGGAGAACAGCTCTCTGGTTTGACTATTAAGGACCTGCAAAATCTGGAGGGTCAACTAGAAACAAGCTTAAGGGGAATCCGTGTGAAAAAG GAGCAACTATTACATAATGAGATTCAAGAGCTGTCTTGGAAG GGGAGTCTAAGGCATCAAGAAAATTTGGACCTCTTCCAGAAG GCTTTTGGTACAAGGGATGCAAATGCATTGAATGGAAATGCCAGTACACCTAATTACTTTGGAATTAGTAGGGAAGTGAATGCCCCCATCCATCTGCAGTTAAGCCCGCCTGAGCCACACGATTTTGAGATACCTACAAGAGTATCTAACTCAAG GTAA